A genomic stretch from Caballeronia sp. LZ062 includes:
- a CDS encoding histidine kinase famiy protein codes for MAQGSDKDEVLNKRSDDQGDGQSIGRPADGELEGSAYSPLGNPGVRHWQASQISRPGLDDRGNIFFAAVEMTRMPMVVTDPNQPDDPVVFVNRAFLDLTEYTEEQVLGRNCRFLQGPETDARTVTEIRNALREQRAVAVDVLNYKASGKAFWNALFIGPVFNEEGKLLYWFSSQMDITRRRISEQSFLQAQKMEAIGQLTAGLAHDFNNLLQIITGNLELAAASLDDRQGTREAIGRAMSAGEKAGKLTQQLLTFARKQRLEPRQLNLNTLVVEFSEMLVRTLGDKIDLHLDLKPGLPACTIDATHMEMALLNVLINARDAMPKGGRVTVATSVINDSERIEAHNLQPGTYVVICVIDHGEGMTPDVVRRATEPFFTTKGPGTGLGLAMVHGFVQQSHGRLEIDSTPGHGTTIRMIFPVVSQPEKDNPSQNGEKSLNWSTDAILGKHTVLVVDDNRDVRELAFGHLQKLGYRVLSAQSGEEALRVIERYGDVDLLFTDIIMPGGMNGLQLVERVRERKPDIAVLLATGYMDQLPAANVSAGSITTLTKPYRVSDLAEQVRASLEKKVPPQAVEDFRHEG; via the coding sequence ATGGCACAGGGCAGCGACAAGGACGAAGTTCTGAACAAGCGAAGCGATGACCAAGGCGATGGTCAGAGCATCGGCCGTCCGGCAGACGGCGAACTCGAAGGCAGTGCGTACTCGCCCTTGGGCAATCCTGGAGTCAGACATTGGCAGGCAAGCCAGATCTCTCGCCCGGGGCTGGACGACCGGGGCAACATCTTCTTCGCTGCAGTGGAGATGACGCGGATGCCCATGGTCGTGACCGATCCCAATCAGCCGGACGACCCGGTCGTTTTTGTGAATCGTGCCTTTCTCGATCTGACCGAATATACCGAGGAACAGGTGCTCGGACGCAATTGCCGGTTCTTGCAGGGCCCGGAAACGGATGCGCGTACTGTCACAGAGATCCGTAACGCCCTCCGTGAGCAACGGGCGGTCGCAGTGGATGTTCTCAACTACAAGGCTAGCGGGAAGGCTTTCTGGAACGCGTTGTTCATCGGTCCTGTGTTCAACGAGGAAGGCAAGCTGCTGTATTGGTTCTCCTCGCAGATGGACATCACGCGACGCCGCATTTCCGAGCAATCGTTCCTGCAAGCGCAGAAGATGGAGGCGATCGGGCAGTTGACCGCCGGCCTGGCGCATGACTTCAATAACCTGCTGCAGATCATCACGGGGAATCTGGAGTTGGCGGCGGCTTCCCTCGACGACAGGCAGGGAACGCGCGAAGCCATTGGGCGTGCCATGTCCGCCGGAGAAAAGGCGGGCAAGCTGACTCAACAACTACTCACTTTCGCTCGCAAGCAGCGTCTTGAGCCGAGACAGCTCAATCTCAATACGCTGGTTGTCGAATTCAGCGAGATGCTGGTCAGAACCCTCGGCGACAAGATCGATCTTCACCTCGACCTCAAGCCCGGCTTGCCGGCGTGCACCATCGATGCCACGCATATGGAAATGGCGTTGCTGAATGTGCTCATCAATGCGCGCGACGCCATGCCCAAAGGTGGAAGGGTCACGGTCGCAACGTCCGTCATCAACGATAGCGAGCGCATTGAGGCGCATAACCTTCAGCCTGGCACGTATGTCGTGATCTGCGTGATCGACCATGGTGAAGGCATGACGCCGGACGTGGTGAGGCGAGCGACAGAGCCGTTCTTCACGACAAAGGGACCGGGCACGGGTCTCGGCCTTGCAATGGTTCATGGGTTCGTGCAGCAGTCCCACGGCCGGCTCGAAATAGACAGCACGCCGGGACACGGAACGACCATACGCATGATCTTCCCGGTCGTCAGTCAACCTGAAAAGGACAACCCCAGCCAGAATGGCGAAAAGTCACTGAATTGGAGTACTGACGCCATTCTCGGAAAGCATACTGTCCTGGTAGTGGACGACAACCGAGACGTCCGCGAACTCGCTTTTGGCCACCTGCAAAAGCTGGGATACCGCGTGCTGTCCGCGCAAAGCGGCGAGGAAGCATTGAGGGTGATCGAGCGATATGGCGATGTCGATCTGCTATTCACCGACATCATCATGCCCGGGGGAATGAACGGCTTGCAGCTGGTTGAGCGAGTGCGGGAGAGAAAGCCCGATATTGCGGTGCTGCTCGCTACCGGCTATATGGATCAGCTTCCCGCCGCCAATGTGTCAGCAGGGTCCATTACTACGCTCACGAAGCCATATCGGGTGAGTGACCTCGCCGAGCAAGTGCGCGCATCGCTGGAAAAGAAGGTACCGCCTCAGGCAGTCGAAGATTTCCGCCATGAAGGATGA